A part of Balneola sp. genomic DNA contains:
- a CDS encoding DUF3526 domain-containing protein, which yields MLIQNIIHEIRLLSRSYWFLALSLIFILLCLYAGYNGMTHHEFRTVELDQAKAEQQELIDNVFSVAQAVQNGESPDNAYRLSPMNASISTGALAYMAPEPLNMFAIGQSDLYTHQIKISAREDIATLTFTEMSNPVQLLFGNFDLVFVFTYLIPLIIIAFTYNLQSQELESGRLKLLASSPINPKIWLFQRYLTRFLSICFILGVINILLLLVLNADPDARLTSMALATFAYLCFWFAVSFLVNVFGTTSGQNAVVLLSIWIVLVLIIPATVNQQANSIYPTPSRVLLLNEIRETKKELSEEQDKVLAEYLRNHPELARNEGENRFAYWQGFFASQEMMEQSLSPLIEQFDTQLAKQSSWVNTWRFLSPAILFQSSFTELAGTSSRQYNEFKAGVKDFSISWREFFMPMVFENRMLTISDLELLPSFEHQVTVDRRFTSTNLIALMAISGLLLAIGFRKQQMLFQL from the coding sequence AGAAGTTATTGGTTTCTGGCATTGTCGTTAATTTTCATTTTGCTATGCCTCTATGCCGGATATAATGGGATGACTCATCATGAATTCAGGACAGTGGAGTTGGATCAGGCAAAGGCTGAACAACAAGAATTGATAGATAATGTGTTTAGTGTTGCTCAGGCAGTTCAAAATGGAGAGTCCCCTGATAATGCCTACCGTTTATCTCCGATGAATGCATCCATATCTACCGGAGCTCTTGCATATATGGCCCCTGAACCATTGAACATGTTTGCGATAGGGCAAAGTGACTTATACACGCATCAAATAAAGATTTCAGCAAGGGAGGATATTGCTACCCTAACTTTTACCGAAATGAGTAACCCGGTTCAGCTGCTGTTCGGAAATTTTGATCTGGTTTTTGTATTCACCTATCTGATCCCTCTAATCATAATTGCATTTACCTACAATTTGCAATCACAGGAACTCGAAAGCGGAAGGTTAAAACTCTTGGCTTCCAGTCCAATTAACCCAAAAATATGGTTGTTCCAGCGGTACCTGACCCGATTTCTTTCGATATGCTTCATATTAGGGGTAATAAATATTCTGTTATTACTCGTTTTAAATGCAGACCCTGATGCGCGCCTTACCAGTATGGCTCTGGCTACTTTTGCATATCTATGTTTTTGGTTTGCAGTCTCTTTCTTAGTTAATGTGTTCGGTACTACATCCGGTCAAAATGCAGTCGTTTTATTATCAATTTGGATTGTACTGGTTCTGATTATCCCCGCGACCGTAAATCAACAGGCAAACTCAATTTATCCAACTCCTTCAAGAGTCTTACTGTTGAATGAAATTCGGGAGACCAAAAAGGAATTGTCGGAGGAACAGGATAAAGTTCTGGCTGAATATCTGCGGAATCATCCGGAATTAGCTCGGAACGAAGGGGAGAACCGGTTTGCATATTGGCAAGGCTTTTTCGCCAGCCAGGAAATGATGGAGCAATCCCTTTCGCCACTCATTGAGCAATTTGATACACAGTTAGCAAAACAAAGCAGCTGGGTGAATACCTGGAGATTTTTGAGCCCTGCCATTTTATTTCAATCCAGCTTTACCGAATTAGCAGGCACTTCATCAAGGCAGTACAACGAATTCAAAGCCGGGGTTAAAGACTTTTCAATAAGCTGGAGAGAATTCTTTATGCCTATGGTGTTCGAAAATCGGATGCTGACGATTAGTGATTTAGAATTGCTGCCTTCTTTTGAACATCAGGTTACCGTTGACAGAAGATTTACCAGCACGAATTTAATTGCATTAATGGCCATATCAGGCCTTTTGTTGGCAATCGGTTTCAGAAAACAACAAATGCTTTTTCAACTATGA
- a CDS encoding ABC transporter substrate-binding protein → MMSLTSFSGLGKSTWLILSLVFLLSCNRAQSGTEQTLDYDAGRDYFPDKVSLQYAKNFSVSYHKNYKVVRTNAQLSSWEGNGEEAKEDIVVLVQRGTPAPALTGDLKDATIIQIPAKRVAVNIQNGEVFLNELGLSDNIVAVGGAVSYDDSIREKVINQELAQVGYSWHRPANMEVLLEEKVDLFLMNLSNLDFAEVLDRSRQLGIPATPVFEWSEGNYLARAEWIKFYSLFFNAEARADSVFNEIVEQVEEIRALTSTINVNDKPTMIWGYYSGDDRWIVHRNSIEAQFMRDIGVLNILEDFSRPVRNEGESISSEELLTTARNASHWMIGDIHSESLPSENYMKNFNSWSSGRLYHNMKRSKPEANAFDWYGRAIVRPDLILADMTKLIYPEIDLDHKLYFMDHFDKSMKLPPETSQSFYN, encoded by the coding sequence ATGATGTCTCTAACAAGCTTTTCTGGTCTAGGAAAATCTACCTGGTTAATACTTAGCCTGGTATTTCTCCTATCTTGTAACCGAGCCCAATCAGGTACGGAGCAGACCCTGGACTATGACGCTGGAAGGGATTACTTCCCCGATAAAGTTAGCCTCCAGTACGCTAAAAATTTCAGTGTTAGCTACCATAAAAACTACAAGGTAGTACGGACCAATGCACAACTAAGCTCCTGGGAAGGCAATGGAGAAGAAGCAAAAGAAGATATAGTAGTACTGGTTCAACGAGGTACTCCAGCACCAGCGCTAACTGGTGATTTGAAGGATGCTACAATTATCCAGATACCAGCAAAACGAGTAGCCGTTAATATTCAAAATGGAGAGGTTTTCCTAAATGAACTGGGTCTTTCGGATAACATTGTAGCAGTTGGAGGAGCGGTTTCCTATGATGATTCAATCCGAGAGAAAGTAATTAACCAGGAGCTTGCCCAGGTTGGGTATAGCTGGCATCGGCCTGCTAATATGGAAGTGTTGCTAGAAGAGAAAGTGGATCTTTTCTTGATGAATCTTTCCAACCTAGATTTTGCTGAAGTACTGGACAGGAGTCGGCAGCTGGGGATTCCGGCTACCCCGGTATTTGAGTGGTCTGAAGGAAATTATTTAGCCAGGGCAGAATGGATAAAGTTCTATTCACTTTTTTTCAATGCGGAAGCGAGAGCAGACTCGGTATTCAATGAGATTGTTGAACAGGTTGAGGAAATACGAGCATTAACATCAACCATCAATGTAAATGATAAGCCCACCATGATTTGGGGATATTATTCAGGTGATGACAGATGGATTGTTCATCGAAATAGTATAGAAGCCCAGTTTATGAGAGATATAGGGGTGCTGAATATACTCGAAGATTTTTCTCGTCCTGTGCGAAATGAAGGGGAATCCATCTCCAGCGAAGAGCTGCTCACAACCGCACGTAATGCCTCTCATTGGATGATCGGGGATATACACTCAGAATCACTCCCTTCTGAAAACTATATGAAGAATTTTAACTCCTGGAGTTCCGGGAGGTTATATCACAATATGAAGAGGAGTAAACCTGAAGCTAATGCCTTTGATTGGTATGGCAGGGCGATCGTAAGGCCAGATTTAATTCTAGCCGACATGACTAAGCTTATCTATCCGGAAATAGACCTGGATCACAAGCTCTATTTCATGGATCACTTTGATAAGTCGATGAAGCTGCCTCCGGAAACCAGTCAAAGTTTTTATAACTGA
- a CDS encoding ABC transporter substrate-binding protein — translation MSHNPSTMKHTYLLILSVFLFSCNQAQSDEERSLNFDAGKDYFVDKITVDYAQNFSVSYHNNYKVVKATVSYGAAEQDSDSLSWIDAFTDVMVLVQRGTPVPPLTGELEGAHVIEIPVNTIAGNADDAPTRFLALEVDNKLLGLGHKDVYDPGLKARFDQGELQEIGASWHTGPNFEVLLAIAPELTYLTAASLTQAEGVSRTRELGLKAAPEFSWSETSYLGQLEWIKYDALFLNEEAQANKFFNEIKGRTDSLINLVKDVSDKPSAMWGMHSRSGNWTVRSNGGIAELITLAGAVNPFGDASAAITKTEANGLSEGITISDELVLQKAEDIDFIFSFQSTTGNWPTKAYMENFPAYRNKDLYHHFKRYKDYGASDWYQSAPMRPDMLLSDMIKLFHPELLPDHELFFLAPIEITH, via the coding sequence ATGTCTCATAATCCTTCAACAATGAAGCACACCTATTTATTAATTCTTTCAGTTTTCTTGTTTTCCTGTAATCAGGCTCAATCTGATGAAGAACGTTCACTTAATTTCGATGCTGGAAAAGACTATTTCGTTGATAAAATTACCGTGGATTACGCCCAAAACTTCAGTGTTAGCTATCACAACAATTATAAGGTAGTCAAAGCAACAGTAAGCTATGGTGCCGCTGAACAAGATTCAGATTCGCTTTCCTGGATCGACGCTTTTACAGATGTAATGGTTTTGGTTCAGAGAGGAACGCCTGTTCCTCCACTTACCGGGGAGCTTGAAGGAGCTCATGTAATTGAGATTCCTGTAAACACCATTGCTGGAAATGCAGATGATGCGCCCACCCGGTTTTTAGCACTGGAAGTGGATAATAAATTATTGGGGCTTGGTCATAAGGATGTTTATGATCCCGGCCTTAAGGCCCGGTTTGATCAAGGAGAATTACAAGAAATAGGAGCCTCCTGGCATACCGGGCCAAATTTTGAAGTACTCTTAGCGATAGCTCCTGAACTAACGTATCTCACAGCAGCCAGTCTTACTCAGGCAGAGGGGGTATCACGGACGCGGGAATTGGGCCTTAAAGCAGCTCCTGAGTTTTCGTGGAGTGAGACATCCTACCTGGGGCAACTGGAGTGGATAAAATATGATGCTCTTTTCCTGAATGAAGAAGCGCAGGCGAATAAGTTCTTTAATGAAATTAAGGGACGTACTGATTCCCTGATAAACCTGGTAAAGGACGTATCTGATAAGCCTTCCGCTATGTGGGGCATGCACAGTCGAAGTGGAAACTGGACAGTGAGATCAAATGGAGGGATTGCCGAATTGATCACACTGGCGGGAGCGGTTAATCCTTTTGGAGATGCTTCGGCAGCAATAACAAAGACAGAAGCCAATGGCCTTTCTGAGGGCATAACCATTTCTGATGAACTGGTGCTGCAAAAAGCTGAGGATATAGATTTCATTTTTTCATTCCAGTCAACAACAGGCAACTGGCCTACGAAAGCATATATGGAAAATTTCCCGGCGTATCGAAATAAGGATTTGTACCACCACTTTAAACGCTACAAGGATTATGGGGCCAGCGATTGGTACCAATCGGCTCCAATGAGACCAGACATGTTGCTAAGTGATATGATCAAGCTTTTTCACCCAGAGTTATTGCCTGATCATGAATTATTCTTCTTAGCACCCATTGAAATCACACATTAG
- a CDS encoding iron ABC transporter permease, protein MSSTIASNTVTESTAMKLPGHSRLFLFPVLMVLLVIIFLMELGIGSVSIPASGIIDVLLGSANAEAIWSTIILELRLPRTLAAILGGAALGAAGLQLQTLFKNPLAGPWALGLTAGAQLGVALVVTLAAVVGSSFLQNFEFIGNLSIVLGAMLGCLIVLLLIVAVSKYVSTITLLIFGLMLGFFAQGLISVILHFTNVAQTRIFAGWNDGSFAGVYWEHFPVLVPMVIIGLAGGWLMAKPLNAFLLGENYARSLGMSVKRTRLITLGCAVLLAGPVTAYCGPVLFLGLIIPHMARGLFNTSDHKVLMPAVMLLGAIVAQAADLFVHLPWDKHFLHLNAVNALIGAPVVMWVILKNKKMRGFEA, encoded by the coding sequence ATGTCATCAACAATTGCATCAAATACAGTAACTGAAAGCACAGCAATGAAGCTACCTGGCCATTCGCGTTTATTTCTTTTTCCTGTATTAATGGTACTACTGGTTATAATCTTTTTGATGGAGTTAGGTATAGGCTCTGTCTCCATACCAGCATCAGGGATAATTGATGTTCTACTAGGTTCAGCAAATGCCGAAGCCATTTGGAGTACCATTATTTTAGAACTTCGCTTACCACGTACTTTAGCCGCTATTTTAGGAGGTGCTGCATTAGGAGCAGCTGGATTACAACTTCAAACCTTATTTAAAAATCCGTTAGCAGGCCCATGGGCTCTTGGACTTACGGCAGGAGCTCAGCTAGGTGTAGCACTGGTTGTAACTTTGGCAGCAGTGGTAGGGTCCTCCTTTCTGCAAAACTTCGAATTCATAGGTAACCTGAGTATTGTACTTGGAGCAATGCTGGGTTGTTTAATTGTGTTGCTGTTGATCGTTGCTGTATCAAAATATGTGAGTACGATCACCCTTCTCATTTTTGGGTTAATGCTTGGCTTTTTTGCCCAGGGCTTAATCAGTGTAATTCTACACTTTACCAATGTAGCTCAAACCAGAATTTTCGCGGGTTGGAATGATGGTAGTTTTGCCGGGGTATACTGGGAACATTTTCCTGTGCTGGTACCTATGGTAATCATTGGGCTTGCGGGCGGGTGGCTGATGGCAAAGCCTTTAAACGCATTCCTTCTGGGCGAAAACTACGCGAGAAGCCTGGGAATGTCCGTAAAGCGAACACGGCTAATTACACTAGGCTGTGCCGTGTTATTGGCAGGTCCGGTAACTGCTTATTGCGGCCCTGTATTATTTCTTGGGTTAATTATCCCGCATATGGCGAGGGGACTGTTCAATACATCTGATCATAAAGTTCTTATGCCGGCTGTGATGTTGCTAGGGGCTATTGTCGCTCAGGCTGCAGATCTATTCGTTCATCTTCCCTGGGATAAGCATTTCCTTCATTTAAATGCTGTTAATGCGCTTATAGGGGCGCCAGTGGTAATGTGGGTGATTCTCAAGAATAAAAAAATGAGAGGCTTTGAGGCTTGA
- a CDS encoding ABC transporter ATP-binding protein: MMETILNLKNLTTGYKSKGSSSVVTSNINAELYRGELVCLIGPNGAGKSTLMRTISGSQKPLAGEVFLDGVDIYSIPPKKLAKNLSVVLTERVNAGMLSAYEVIALGRYPHTNWSGKLDTQDHRIIQEAIEMTGAQDLVERSLSELSDGERQKIMIARAFAQEPEIMILDEVTAFLDLPRRVEIMKLLRNMASESKKSILLSTHDMDLALRGSDRIWLLPKDGSLHIGSPEDLVLNGSFEAAFESEGINFDKQSGSFNIHNEYRKRVALKGDGHNMLWTERALLRNGISIDPDANVLVTAETLVGKHQWSISSDDHSGSYESIYELIQELNLLENQMA; encoded by the coding sequence ATTATGGAAACCATTCTTAATCTTAAAAATCTGACAACAGGGTATAAGTCCAAAGGTAGCAGTAGTGTAGTAACCTCAAACATTAATGCGGAGTTATACCGGGGCGAATTGGTGTGCTTAATTGGTCCTAATGGGGCCGGGAAATCAACACTCATGCGTACTATTTCAGGCTCTCAAAAACCACTTGCAGGAGAAGTGTTCCTGGATGGAGTTGATATTTATAGCATTCCTCCAAAAAAACTAGCTAAGAATCTAAGTGTAGTACTCACGGAACGTGTAAATGCTGGGATGTTATCCGCCTATGAAGTAATTGCACTTGGGAGATACCCACATACGAACTGGTCCGGAAAGCTTGATACTCAGGATCACAGGATTATCCAGGAAGCTATAGAAATGACAGGAGCCCAGGATCTGGTTGAACGGTCTCTTTCTGAATTAAGTGATGGAGAGCGCCAGAAAATTATGATTGCCCGTGCTTTTGCGCAGGAACCGGAGATAATGATACTGGATGAAGTAACTGCTTTCCTGGATTTACCAAGGCGGGTTGAAATCATGAAGCTTTTACGGAACATGGCTAGCGAATCGAAGAAATCTATTCTTCTATCCACTCATGATATGGATTTAGCTTTGCGCGGATCCGACAGAATCTGGTTGCTTCCAAAAGATGGTTCATTGCATATAGGTTCTCCAGAAGATTTAGTACTAAATGGGTCTTTTGAAGCAGCCTTTGAAAGTGAAGGCATCAACTTCGACAAGCAAAGTGGCTCCTTCAATATCCATAATGAGTACAGGAAAAGAGTAGCTCTTAAAGGAGATGGGCATAATATGCTCTGGACAGAAAGAGCTTTGTTGAGGAATGGTATTTCTATAGATCCCGATGCGAATGTTCTTGTGACAGCAGAAACATTGGTAGGAAAGCATCAATGGTCCATCTCCTCCGACGATCACAGTGGTAGCTATGAATCTATTTACGAATTGATCCAGGAACTAAACCTTCTTGAAAATCAAATGGCATGA
- a CDS encoding GTP-binding protein, giving the protein MNTSNKIPITILTGFLGSGKTTLLNHILANNSGKKIAVIVNEFGEVNVDAKLVQHTTEEMIELSNGCICCTLRGDLIEGVDKILNENNIDALVIESTGIGEPIPIAQAFYVHPEILEANPDLPDIQDRVFVDAIITVIDSAQFFDMYEKQSLIPDDDFGRGYSQLLAEQVEGADILLLNKVDESTDQELTKLTDLLKLMNPRAKMLKTTYGEVPIDEIVDTNIFDIEVAEDSSLWVAELEKEPGSESEEYGIGTFVFKSVARFDEEKLIRLFQSEFPQNILRSKGIVTIKNTDAAFLWNQAGKFIKFDPIGRFNNPDYTYNEIVFIGTGVNEKSINSWLSKALVA; this is encoded by the coding sequence ATGAATACCTCAAATAAAATACCCATTACTATTCTTACCGGGTTTTTAGGATCAGGGAAAACGACTCTTTTAAATCACATATTGGCCAATAACTCAGGTAAAAAAATAGCAGTTATTGTAAATGAATTCGGCGAGGTGAATGTGGATGCCAAATTGGTTCAGCACACCACTGAAGAAATGATCGAATTATCCAATGGGTGTATTTGCTGTACTCTTCGTGGCGATCTCATCGAAGGGGTCGACAAAATACTAAACGAGAATAACATCGATGCACTGGTTATTGAATCTACTGGTATTGGAGAGCCTATCCCTATTGCACAGGCATTTTATGTACATCCTGAAATATTAGAAGCCAATCCAGACCTGCCAGATATACAAGACCGGGTATTTGTAGATGCAATCATCACTGTTATAGACAGCGCCCAGTTCTTTGATATGTACGAAAAGCAGTCGCTCATTCCTGATGACGATTTTGGAAGAGGCTATAGTCAGTTACTTGCTGAGCAGGTAGAAGGAGCTGATATCTTACTCTTAAATAAAGTTGATGAAAGTACAGATCAGGAACTGACAAAACTCACGGATTTATTGAAGCTAATGAACCCGCGAGCAAAAATGCTTAAGACTACTTATGGAGAAGTTCCAATAGATGAAATTGTGGACACTAACATTTTTGACATAGAAGTAGCGGAAGATTCTTCTCTTTGGGTTGCTGAACTGGAAAAAGAGCCCGGATCAGAATCCGAAGAATATGGGATTGGAACCTTTGTCTTCAAATCCGTCGCGCGATTTGATGAGGAAAAACTGATAAGGCTTTTCCAAAGTGAGTTTCCTCAAAATATCCTTAGATCAAAAGGGATTGTTACCATTAAGAACACAGATGCCGCTTTTTTATGGAACCAGGCTGGAAAGTTTATAAAATTTGATCCGATTGGGAGATTTAATAACCCGGACTATACCTATAATGAGATTGTTTTTATCGGAACCGGGGTTAACGAAAAGTCCATCAATTCATGGCTGAGCAAAGCATTAGTTGCTTAA